In a single window of the Halobaculum lipolyticum genome:
- a CDS encoding helix-turn-helix transcriptional regulator — translation MRHVALLAAIVVLLSVVAPSAVAATAAQPPAAATPAESASVAAAPGPVPALAVGTPRTNFTLALREDGSARWTVETAVPLEDDADREAFREYADAYVAGDADGGPSIDLYRNAAARASEATGREMAVGQVNRTATVRDGSGRLALRFTWSGFLAPGENGEIVLGDAFTTPGNGTWLGSLGASQRLVIVPPENYEVSDVSDGFRRSISDRRIVVEGPQTFEAGDIGIAYTPTAVRGSFPVAWVVGGGAVLLLLVAVVAYRRGGLAREDLSVPGVGAADGGAGAETPASANGDGATAPGSLDRDPDDIPSPPSGSGSAADADGGAVAADAGSTAAAVADGEDDGEEDLELLSDEERVERLLDRNGGRMRQGDIVSGTGWSDAKVSQLLSAMADAGRIEKLRLGRENLISLAEDGDESDEGDEGDNPARR, via the coding sequence TCGCGCCGAGTGCCGTCGCAGCGACGGCCGCACAGCCGCCCGCGGCGGCGACCCCCGCCGAGTCGGCGTCGGTCGCGGCGGCACCGGGACCGGTCCCGGCCCTCGCCGTCGGCACCCCGCGAACGAACTTCACCCTCGCGTTGCGCGAGGACGGCTCCGCCCGCTGGACCGTCGAGACGGCTGTCCCGCTGGAGGACGATGCCGACCGGGAGGCGTTCCGCGAGTACGCGGACGCCTACGTGGCCGGCGACGCCGACGGCGGTCCGTCGATCGACTTGTACCGGAACGCAGCGGCCCGGGCGTCGGAGGCGACGGGCCGCGAGATGGCGGTCGGACAAGTGAACCGCACGGCGACGGTGAGAGACGGGTCGGGACGGCTCGCGCTCCGGTTCACGTGGTCGGGGTTCCTCGCGCCGGGCGAGAACGGCGAGATCGTCCTCGGGGACGCCTTCACCACCCCCGGAAACGGGACCTGGCTCGGGTCACTGGGCGCCTCCCAGCGGCTCGTCATCGTCCCGCCCGAGAACTACGAGGTGAGCGACGTCTCGGACGGCTTCCGCAGGTCGATCAGCGACCGGCGGATCGTCGTCGAGGGACCGCAGACGTTCGAGGCTGGCGACATCGGGATCGCGTACACCCCGACGGCCGTCAGGGGATCGTTCCCGGTCGCGTGGGTCGTCGGCGGGGGCGCCGTGCTCCTCCTCCTCGTCGCGGTCGTCGCGTACCGCCGCGGCGGCCTCGCGCGCGAGGACCTCTCCGTGCCGGGCGTCGGCGCCGCCGACGGCGGCGCGGGCGCGGAGACGCCGGCGAGCGCGAACGGCGACGGCGCGACGGCGCCCGGATCCCTCGACCGCGACCCGGACGACATCCCGAGCCCGCCGTCCGGGTCGGGTTCGGCGGCCGACGCCGACGGCGGCGCGGTCGCGGCCGATGCCGGGTCGACCGCCGCCGCCGTCGCCGACGGGGAGGACGACGGCGAGGAGGACCTCGAACTCCTCTCCGACGAGGAGCGCGTCGAGCGCCTCCTCGACCGCAACGGCGGCCGGATGCGTCAAGGCGACATCGTCAGCGGGACCGGGTGGTCGGACGCGAAGGTGTCGCAGTTGCTGTCGGCGATGGCCGACGCCGGCCGCATCGAGAAACTCCGGCTCGGGCGCGAGAACCTGATCTCGCTCGCGGAGGACGGCGACGAGAGCGACGAGGGCGACGAGGGCGACAACCCCGCGAGGCGTTGA
- a CDS encoding electron transfer flavoprotein subunit beta/FixA family protein, whose product MKILVTVKEVAEAADDFEIDGTDIGEQYLEYDLNEWDDYAVEAAVQLSEAYDDVETVSVTIGPERSEETIRMALAKGVDRAIRVWDDDVAAADLDVAAKTRLLSAVVAEEEPDLVLSGVQAADDGFGATGVSLADEIGFDWAAVVNHLDTDDDLSTAHVHRELEGGIEELTDVDLPAVLTIQTGLNEPRYASLRGIRQAQSKEIAEFGLGDLGLDADAVASPIERTAMYEPETESDATYFDGSADEQAAQLADVLRTKGVVSE is encoded by the coding sequence ATGAAGATCCTCGTCACGGTCAAGGAGGTCGCGGAGGCGGCCGACGACTTCGAGATCGACGGGACGGATATCGGGGAGCAGTACCTGGAGTACGACCTCAACGAGTGGGACGACTACGCCGTCGAGGCGGCCGTCCAACTCTCGGAGGCGTACGACGACGTGGAGACCGTCTCCGTCACGATCGGTCCCGAGCGCTCCGAGGAGACGATCCGGATGGCGCTCGCGAAAGGTGTCGACCGCGCGATCCGCGTGTGGGACGACGACGTCGCCGCCGCCGACCTCGACGTGGCGGCGAAGACGCGGCTCCTCTCGGCGGTCGTCGCTGAGGAGGAACCGGACCTGGTCCTGTCGGGCGTGCAGGCGGCCGACGACGGCTTCGGCGCGACGGGCGTGTCGCTGGCCGACGAGATCGGCTTCGACTGGGCGGCCGTCGTCAACCACCTCGACACCGACGACGACCTGTCGACGGCGCACGTCCACCGCGAACTGGAGGGCGGCATCGAGGAGCTGACCGACGTCGACCTCCCCGCCGTGCTCACGATCCAGACCGGACTGAACGAGCCGCGCTACGCGAGCCTGCGCGGCATCCGGCAGGCACAGAGCAAAGAGATCGCCGAGTTCGGGCTGGGCGATCTGGGACTCGACGCCGACGCGGTCGCCTCGCCGATCGAGCGGACCGCGATGTACGAGCCGGAGACGGAGTCCGACGCGACGTACTTCGACGGCTCCGCCGACGAGCAGGCCGCGCAATTGGCCGACGTGCTCCGCACCAAGGGGGTGGTGTCGGAATGA